From one Gossypium hirsutum isolate 1008001.06 chromosome D08, Gossypium_hirsutum_v2.1, whole genome shotgun sequence genomic stretch:
- the LOC107900804 gene encoding nucleoside diphosphate kinase B, which yields MEQTFIMIKPDGVQRGLVGEIIGRFEKKGFYLKGLKLITVDQSFAEKHYADLSAKPFFNGLVEYIISGPVVAMIWEGKNVVTTGRKIIGATNPAESAPGTIRGDFAIDIGRNVIHGSDSVESARKEIALWFPESPVNWQSSVHPWIYE from the exons ATGGAGCAAACATTCATCATGATCAAGCCTGATGGCGTCCAGAGGGGTTTG GTTGGTGAAATCATTGGCAGATTTGAGAAGAAAGGTTTCTATTTGAAGG GTTTGAAACTCATCACCGTGGATCAATCTTTTGCTGAGAAGCACTATGCAGACCTCTCTGCAAAACCCTTCTTTAATGGGCTCGTAGAGTACATTATCTCTGGTCCTGTTGTTGCTATGATTTGGGAGGGTAAGAATGTTGTCACCACTGGTCGCAAGATTATTGGAGCCACAAACCCTGCTGAGTCTGCTCCTGGAACAATCCGTGGTGACTTTGCAATTGACATTGGCAG GAATGTGATTCACGGAAGTGATTCGGTTGAGAGTGCTAGGAAGGAAATCGCATTGTGGTTCCCAGAAAGCCCTGTTAACTGGCAGAGCAGTGTTCACCCCTGGATCTATGAGTAG
- the LOC107900806 gene encoding nitrile-specifier protein 5: MAEVKGKWVKLNQNGTGPGARSSHAITIVGQKAYVFGGEFTPRVPVDNKLYVFDLNNLTWSVADVTGDVPPPRVGVTMATVSETIYVFGGRDSAHKELDELYSFDTCTNKWVLLSNGDSGPAHRSYHSMTADDRHVYFFGGCGVSGRLNDLWAYDVACQKWIKYPTPGDGCKGRGGPGLAVVQGKIWVVYGFSGVEMDDVHCFDPVQGQWSQVETSGEKPTARSVFSTVGIGKCIIIYGGEVDPSDLGHLGAGKFSGEVYSLDTDTLVWKKWEDERGLETHPGPRGWCAFSSGVRDGQLGLLVYGGNSASNDRLDDIFIFTPSVA, encoded by the exons ATGGCTGAGGTTAAAGGGAAATGGGTCAAG CTTAACCAGAATGGAACTGGTCCTGGAGCCAGAAGCTCACACGCCATAACCATTGTGGGACAAAAGGCGTATGTCTTTGGAGGTGAGTTCACCCCAAGAGTCCCGGTTGACAACAAGCTCTACGTATTTGATCTCAATAACTTAACATGGTCTGTTGCCGATGTAACTGGCGATGTGCCGCCTCCACGTGTTGGTGTCACAATGGCCACTGTTAGTGAAACCATCTATGTATTTGGTGGTAGGGATTCTGCACACAAGGAGCTTGATGAGTTATATTCTTTTGATACTTGTACAAACAAGTGGGTCTTACTTTCTAACGGTGACAGTGGCCCGGCTCATCGGAGCTACCACTCCATGACAGCTGATGACCGACATGTTTATTTCTTTGGAGGGTGTGGTGTTTCTGGCCGGCTTAACGATCTATGGGCTTACGATGTTGCTTGCCAAAAATGGATCAAATATCCAACCCCGGGAGACGGTTGCAAGGGAAGAGGTGGCCCCGGACTGGCTGTCGTCCAAGGGAAAATATGGGTGGTTTATGGCTTCTCTGGAGTGGAAATGGATGATGTGCATTGCTTTGATCCAGTACAAGGACAATGGTCCCAAGTCGAGACAAGTGGGGAGAAACCAACGGCCCGAAGTGTATTTTCTACAGTTGGGATTGGCAAATGCATAATCATATACGGCGGGGAAGTGGATCCTAGTGATTTAGGTCACCTTGGTGCTGGGAAATTTTCTGGAGAGGTATACAGTTTGGACACAGACACATTGGTGTGGAAGAAGTGGGAGGATGAGCGGGGTTTAGAAACTCATCCCGGGCCTCGTGGATGGTGTGCTTTTTCCAGCGGCGTAAGGGATGGCCAACTTGGGCTTCTAGTTTACGGTGGCAACTCCGCTAGCAATGATAGGCTTGATGACATTTTCATTTTTACGCCATCCGTAGCATAG